The genomic window GTATTTTCTCCCGGCTTTCCGCATCCCAGCCCCCCGCTGGCCGAAGGATATCATTGAAAGCGTTATACCGGAAGTCCCTGCGCGTCACTACTCCTCGTATCACAGTCAATGTTGTCTGCCAGGAGTAACCAGTCCAGCTTCCGCCAGTAACAACATACCTATATGAATTACTACTCGACTCTCTGAAATTTTTCCAGGCTTTAAAACTTCCCTCAAAACTATTCTCATGTTCAATGTCGCTCTTTTTGCATGCTGTGAAAGACAGAAGCGTAATAAGAAAAAGGAGGTACAGGTTTGGTCGCATAATCGTGTTTTCTTTAAGATTGTCAGTTTGTTAGTTCCATAATAACGCATGAAAAAGCACTTGCGCTACAGGTCACAACAAATTTCTAAGCGATAATCCTCAAATCCTATTTTAACGTAACATCCACGTAGACTGAATGACGACCATAAGTTTCATAAAATGGTTTAAAAACCACGTCATTAATGGTGAACTCCAGTTGCTGGGGATTGCCCTTTATTGACCTACTTATATCGTCGGCATCCAGGCTTACTTTACGCCATTCCTTTCTTGCTTCGGGCTCCTGGACGGCCAGCAGTATCGGTCCATAAAACAAGCTGGCTATGTTCTGCTGGTCCATAACCGGATCCAGATGGAACTGAAAGGGCATTTTCAATTCTATAATATCACCATCTTTCCACGAACGGGCTATTTTCAGGTAACTGCCCGGCAGAGCATGGAGCTGTTGTTCTTTACCGTTAATCTTTACAAAAAACCCGTTGGTTGCCCAGCCAGGCACACGCACATGTATATCGAACTTTCCGCTACCCTTGATAGTCAAACGGGTTTTATCTTCTTCCGGAAAATTTGTTGTCTGCTCAACTGTCACCTTTCGCTCCGTCCATTTTAACGTCGAGGGTATATAAAGATTCACATAAAGCGCCTGATTATCCTTACTTTTAAAATAAATGGCACTTTGCAGCTTGGTACTACTTTCTATTGCGGTACCATTGCAACACGTAAAGCCTGTCATATCAGCATTACCGAATTGTTTAACAGATCCCGGCCTGAGGGGCACGTGATAGGTATTGGCGGGACTATCTTTAGCTACAGAAGCCAGAATATGATTATAGAGGCCTCGCTCATAGTAGTCCATTAACTCTGCACGCTGATCAAAGAGAAACAGGTCGCCGGTCAATTTTAGCATATTATATGTAGCACAGGTTTCGTTCTGCCCTCCTTCAGAGAAGCCATTTTCATACAGCGTTGCCGGCTGAGCAATAAAACATTCAGCATTGGCGGGATTACGTGCTCCTGCTACTCCTCCAATGCTGTACATATAATCGTTGACCGCTTTGTACCAAAAATTATCGGCTACCTTGTAATATTCGGGATTCTGCGATACACGGTACATTTCGATACTCCCTACTATCTGGGGAATATGCTGATTGGCGTGCAAGCCACGGAAAGTATCTACATTTTTGGCCAGTCCGTGCGAATGAGCCTCGTCGCCGAAGAACACTTTGATATTATCGAATAACTGAGCTGTCTTGAGATAATTGGGATTAGCAGTGATCCGGTACAGATGAGCCATCGACTCATTCATGCCGCCGAACTCCCCTGCAATGTACGTATTCCACATCTTTATCAGTGTCTCAGTCGGCAGCTTACTTAGCCGTACATATACCCAGTCACTCATACCAGTAGCTATCGCAAGCGCTTTTTTGTTACCGCTCACTTCATAAACGTCTATCAGGCCAGCTAAAATCTTATGTAATGTATAATAGGGTGCCCAAATCTGGCTCTTCTGACTTCCATACTTCGCCCCTTTTTCCAGCATGATGAACTGGTCCGGAGGGTAAGCGCTGATAAACCCCTTTCCCCAGTTCCAGTAATCAGTTCGGATGCCAGTGTTACTGAGATCTGAATCATATTCTGATTTTCCGGGGCCTTGCGGCACGGCGGCAGGATCAGACACATACGGGGCACCTGCTTCTTTAGCCCTTCCTGATAATTGTGCTAACTCGTAAAGCGAATTTACCATATACTCCATCTTTGCGGAGAAATTCGCCTGAAGTGTCTTGTCATAACCCGTACTGGCATAAGCCTGTGCTATTGCTGTAAGGTAATGTCCTGTAGCATGGCCTCTTAATTTGGTATCCTGACTATCCCATACCCCCAAAGGCTTTGCTCCTTCGGGTTGTTTCTGACCAAAGGCATGGCGGAACATATAGAGAAAAGAGTTAGGATCTGTCTGCGCCAGTGTTTTGATAAATTTGTCACGATTCTCGATAAACTTCGTTGCATGACCATGAGCATCAGTTTGCAGAGAAACTCTGTCCAGTGCAAAAGTCTCCAGCTTTAAACCGGGCGTGGCTGATTTACCAGGCTCCTTTACAGTTACCAGCGCCTTAGGTTGAAAAGCCGTTCCCGCAATACGCCCTGTAACAGTATATTGCCCCGGTTTCAAAACGGCGGTATTGTCGATTGCCGCAGGCCAGATCACACGTACTTCAGGGCCTTTCTTTCCGCTTTGGTATGTACCTCGTATATAACCGGGTAATCGCGGCAAACTTCCCGCTTCGGTTTCTACCTGCACGTCAGGCACATTAACTAAATAAGTATTATAGAGCTGCGCCCGGCCCGAAGGAAATGCTGGCAGATCATCCTCACGCTTAGCAGTTGTGTTTACTGTATTTTCGTTGATGCCGCCTGGTGAATTGTTATAAATTCCGGCAATCTGTCGTCTGCTCAGCGGAACACGATACACACGAAAATCATGGATCATGGCAGCAAGTCCGGGCTCTCCCGGCAATAAGGATCTCCCGATATACAGTAGTCTTTTCTCCTCCGACCGCTCACCAAACACCGTTGTTAACTCCAGAGGGATGTTTTTAGTCTGAGCCACAGGCTTACTATCCACGTACGTAATCATATATTTTGATGGGACATCTATAACTATCGAAAGATGGACCCACTTATTCACTTCTATAGCCGGAGCCACCGCCTCATTTTTACTATCCCCTCCTGTGGAGATTACAGCATAGAAGCCCGCCTGGGCTTTGATCCCCAGAGGTGCGGCAAAAAAATGCCTGGTAGCATCCTTTCCGAAATCAAAGAGCCGCTGGCCGGCCTGCTTTGAGCGCATGTATACCCAGCACGATATACTTAGCGATTCTATATCTGTAAATACACCACCCGGAAGTGTAACGAAGGAAGAATTATCTCCCGGGAGCGACAAAACTTTCCCGAAGCGGCTATCATTGACAAAGTTAACTCCGGCACCATGGGCTTTCGCATGAAAATTATTACGCGACCAGTCTTTCACATCTCCGTTGAACACATAACGTGCGCTCAATCCTGTTTCACCAATTCCATCTAATATCTGATCGCCATTTTGCGCCTTAGCGGTGTTAACACTCTGGATCAAAAAAGTAACAAAAAGCGTGGCATGCAATAATATTCTGTGCATTTTCATATCAAAGATATAAATCCGTGTAAACCAACGCATTCGAACAGACGGTGCATTGTATGATAATTATCTAAAACTATGAATAAGCTTTGTGTTACTCTAAGTTCATTTTAGCCATTATTTATATAATATTAACAGATTGTTATCCAGGGGACTCACTAAGAGTACATGTAAATGGCAGGAAGAATGTAACTCCTCCTTCACTACTAACCATTCAGGCAGGTTGTTAGAGCGCGTCGTTCCCGCCTTTTCGTTCTCTCATTACAATATCTATATACTCCGAAGGTGTAAGTCCAGTCAATTTCCTGAAAGCAGCGTAAAAGGGGGTACGGGAAGAAAAGCCGGCGTCGGCCGCCAGTCCTTCAATACTAAACTTCTTCCAGCCGGCTTCTCCGCAAATCTGAGCTTTCACATACGTTATTCGCTTTTCATTGATATAATCGGTAAAGCGCTGCCCCGAATGCGAATTTAGGGCTTGCGATAATTGGTAAGGATTCACTCCGAGGGAATGAGCCACATCAGCGATTTTAATCCCTTTTATCCGGAACATACCCGTTTGCGCCATAAGTTCATCGAGTTGTTCAATCATGCCGGCAGCTAAATGGCATTCTTTTGGTTTTGTTACAGCCGTCGCCACCTCGCTCCTCTGCTCCTCTTTAACGACATAGTTTTCTGTTGAGAAAGATTCCGCGCGGGCAGCGCCGTACAAAAAATCGGGAGTCGAAAAGATGTAACCTGACAATACCATAGCGCCAGCCAAAAAAAACAGCATCGTATTCTCTACGACATCGGCTGCGATCCCCGGTGCATATTGATACCCTTCCAATAACAAGGCGCTGCTTGCGATAATATTACAGAAACACAGCATCACACTTAATATTGTAACAAATAGCGGCTTCCGGGATATACCGTTCAAGCTGAATTTGTCCTCCATCCGAAACATTAACCTGCACTGAAAAAAAACATATACAGGCCAGACGACCATACGCAAAATATAATGTGAAGCAGCAGGCATCAACAACCCTCTGGCAACAACAACAATAGCTGATTCATCCTGAAGGATCATCTGGGCATCATGATATTTCACCTGCAGGGGGGTAAAGATCCAATAAGGAATCAGATCTGCTAACGAAAACAAAAAAAGCAGGCCGTGACGCCAGTCACCTGGTCTGAAGTGAGTTTCTCCAAAATAAAAGCTGCGTGCATAAAAAAACAGTAAGGGTGGAACCAGGTAATAAAAGGGTGCAACCGTACGCAGGATGAAAGCATAATTGGCTAACAACCCCGTTTTTTGCAGCAAAACAAACAATACATGCCATCCCATTATGAAAAACACCGTTCCCAGTAACCGTTTCCTGAAACGTTCTTGAGAGGAATTGCACCATAATATAAAGCCGCTGACCAGCAATATAAAGTTAAGGCCACAAAGGGCCCAATCAACAATAAAATGCATGTTGGTACAAAAATAACAACCGAAGGCCAAATTAACGACGGCGTGCGTAAAAACGTCTAAAACAACGTGGACACCAGAACCGCCTTGTCAGAAACGGAAAAAATGTCTTCACGAACGCGCTACGGCGAATACGGTAATCGGTAAGATTTCCGCATCGTGGGCACAAAGCAGTAACAGGTTGTTTAGTAGAATCAGGTAAGGATCCGTTCTCCCCTTTAAACGGATCTGAATTGAGAGCATTGGTCATACTAATGAGAAATAGAACCTTTATAAATATGTTGCAACAAATATATCAAGGACTGTCCTTTTTTTGCGTCACAAACATGTTCTATGTTACAAAAACGAACATTTTGAGGGCTGTTTTAAAAGAACATAGCGGAATGAACATCCACAACGGCGACTATGAGACCCCGGGCAGTTTCGTATGAAGACCGGTTTGACTATCGTGCGAAACCGCAGAGGCACGCCTTTATATAAGTAAATGAACTCAACGCTGCCTTTTCAAACCATTGATGAGAAGCGAATTGACGCAGAATTTGTACCTTTAAATACAATATATGCTGCAAGGAGGATACCTTCAGCATATAAATAGTAGCGAGTTCCAGAAAAACATTGTAGTTGAATAAACTTACCTTTTAGATAAAATTCCAAACCAATACTGAGATGAATCATACCTGTTTAAAACAAATTGTATATAAGGACCTCGTACTGCCTCTGTTCATTTTATTCATATCCGTTGCATCATTTAGTGCCAGAGCCGGCGATGTCCCCCTTACATTAAAAGGCAACAGGTTTGTAACGTTCTGTATAATGATAAGGACCACTCCGTGGGAAGTCTCGAGGGATGTGAAGCTTCATCCCCGCGATGAAGCCAGCTGGCATACGCTTGATGGAGTACGATCATTAAGAGAGGCCTTCGCCAAAAACAACCCGGATGGAAGGCTTACCTGGGGCTTCACCTTAAATGCACTGGAAGATCAACGACAGAACTATCGTGAAATACGCGAATATGTCGTCGAATGTCAGAAGAAGTATCACGACGAAATCTCATATTTCCCCGGCTATTTTCCAGCTATGTATCTTCCCCGTGAAAGGATAAACCGCGAGATGTCCGAGGCAATACAGATTATTTCGAAGTTAGCAGGGAATGGTTATCGTCCTCAGTCAATCATCGGTGGCTTCTTGTCGGCCGATAACTTAAAATACCTTGCCGAAAAAGAAAATATCCATACCGCTCATGCCGTCATCTGGAGTCAGCACAATATAGACGGAGGGGGAGCAGATGGTTCTCCATCCTATCCTTTTTATCCATCTTCAGAGCATTTTTGCAAACCGGCCCAAGGGAAAAAAGACTTTATCGACTGCGTAAACCTTGACGGCTGGACAATGGACTTCCTTTGTGCCCGGCGCAGCGGATCTATCGGTCATGGGATTGAAGGGTATAACAGTCGCCGGGGCGTTGGTCCAATCGAAACGTATATAGGCTGGGGGCTTGATTTAGGTCATCGCGAGGTGATGCATACACAGTCTATTCACTTTGACAAGGGATTTGAACTGAACAACTTTGGATGGGTAACCAACATCTGGGAGGCTCAACTGGTACATGAGGTTGGAAAAAAATTCATCTGCAAGGCTCTTGAAATGTGGGTTACGGATACAAAGAAACGTTGGCCTGATACCCATTTCGTAACCTTCGGGGAATTCGGCGAGATCTGGAGAAAGGAAAACAAATCAAATGACGACTGGAATTATAAATTTGAAGAACGCGGGTCAGGGCTGGGCGATTCATATAATAATCTTGAAATAAAATGGTTTATGAACAAATCGTTCCGGTTAGCCTTGTTACGCGACTGGCACAATAACACGGCAGCGCATGTAATCGATTTTACCAGGTATGATCTGAAAGCTCAGGAGCCGGCTGACCCTACACCGCAAAAACCGGCGAAGGACTGGAGCCTTATGAACAGGATAAATCAAAAGGGACTGCGGGAACAGGATAAGCCTAAGCTTCTGAAGGAACTTGAAGAAACTGATCAGTTACTTATAAAAAAGTACTATCCTGAATTATTTACGGAATAGGATGTTCGCACGAGGCGTTCCTGAACCTTAAAACAGCCCTGAATAAATTATTTTATATGCAGCTTTATATAAACTTGCATATTAAACAAGTTTGCACTAGGTTAGTAAAACCTTTTAGCAACCATTTATGGATATGACAAGCATTAACAAAATGACCAAAAAAAGTGCATTCACTTTCTTATTTATATTGTCTTTCGCCAGCCTGCTGGCCAAAGCTCAAAATGTGAAACCTGGCAAAGAGCCGGTGGATTACGTAAATCCATACATTGGCAATATCAGTCATTTGCTTGTCCCCACGTATCCAACTATACACCTTCCAAACAGCCTGCTGCGTGTTTATCCCGAAAGAGCAGACTTTACAGGAAACCAGGTCAGTGGCCTACCCGTCATTGTAACCAGTCACCGGGGAGCATCGGCCTTTAACTTAAGCCCTTACCTGGGTGAAGAAAGTGGTTTGAATAACGTGGTAAATTATGGTTACGACAATGAAATTGTGAAACCTTATTTCTATCAGGTTGACCTCGACGACTACGGAATTAATGTACAATTTGCGCCCTCTCATCAGTCAGCTATCTACCAGATCGCTTTTCCTAACTCAGAAAAGCAGGCTTACCTGATCCTTAACTCGCGTAACGGCGAAATGAAGGTAGATGGAAATACTGTCAGCGGTTATCAGTCGCTGGGGAACAACACAAGGGTGTTTGTTTACATGGAGACCGATTTAAAGCCCGTCCTTACAGGGATTCTAACCGCACAAAAACTAAATTCGGATATAAAAGCAGCAAGTGGAAAAGACGCCTGCGTCGCATTGAAATATCCTTCGAATACAAAGCAGATAAAGGTAAGGTATGGTATTTCTTTTATCAGCATTGAGCAGGCAAAACGAAACCTGCAGCGCGAAATCAAAGATTACAATATTGAAAAAGTAGCCGGTGCAGGGAGAAGTATATGGAATAAAACCCTGAATAAAATAGCAATAGAGGGCGACAATGAAAATCAGAAGACCGTATTTTATACCTCGCTGTATCGCACTTACGAACGCATGATCTGCATTTCCGAAGATGGCAAGTACTTCAGCGCTTTCGACGGAAAGGTACACGACGATAAAGGCCTTCCATTTTATACTGACGACTGGATTTGGGACACCTACCGGGCAACTCATCCTCTGCGTGCCATCATTGAACCCGAAAAAGAGCAGCATATGATCAATTCGTTTATTCGGATGGCTGAACAGATGGAAAATTTTTGGATGCCTACATTTCCGGAAATCAACGGTGACAGCAGGAGAATGAACTCAAATCACGGCGTGGCTACCGTTATTGACGCATACAACAAAGGATTGAGAGGCTTCGACCTGGAAAAGGCGTACCTTGCATGCAAAAACGCAATCACACAAAAAACACTGGCACCATGGTCGCCAAAGAAAGCCGGGGCGCTCGACAGCTTCTATAAGGAACATGGCTACATCCCGGCTTTACCTCCCGGCGAGCAGGAAACCATTCCCGAAGTTCACTCCTGGGAAAAACGTCAGCCGGTAGCCGTTACCCTCGGTACTGTTTACGACGAGTGGTGCTTATCGAAAATTGCAAAGATTCTGGGGAAGGAAAATGATGCTGCCTACTTTGCGCAGCGAAGTCTCAATTATCATAAGGTGTTTAACACCGAAACAAAGTTCTTTCACCCTAAAGACAAAGACGGAAAATTTATAGAACCATTCGATTACAGATTTTCAGGCGGCATCGGCGCACGCGAGGCTTACGACGAGAACAACGGGTGGGTATACCGCTGGGATGTACAGCATAATATAGGCGACCTCGTAAAGATGATGGGCGGCAGGGATTCTTTCGTTAACGAACTGGAACGGATGTACAGTACCCCTCTTGGCAAAGGAAGGCCTGATTTTCATCACATGTTCGGCGACCATACAGGGATCGTCGGCCAATACTCAATGGGCAACGAACCAAGTATGCACATTCCTTACTTATATAATTACGGAGGGCAGCCCTGGAGAACACAAAAACGTGTTCGCTCGTTATTAACTCAGTGGTTCAGGAACGATTTAATGGGAATACCCGGCGACGAAGATGGCGGAGGCTTAACTTCATTTGTGGTTTTTTCCTCTTTGGGATTTTATCCTATAACTCCCGGCTTACCGATGTATGTAATAGGAGCGCCGATGTTCAAAAATGCCAAAATAGATATCGGCAATGGAAAGACCTTCGAAGTGTCGTGTTTAAACTATTCACCCGAAAATAAGTTCATTCAATCTGCTAAACTTAACGGGAAGGTCTGGAACAAATCCTGGTTTTCACACAAGGAACTAATGCGGGGAGGCAAGCTTGAGTTTGTTATGGGAAAACATCCCAATAAGCTCTGGGCCTCAACTGAAGATGCCTTACCCCCTTCTTTTAGCATGCCGGATTAAACTTATCCAAAGTTCTTAACCTGTAAATTAAAGGCGTTTCGGATCGAGCGGTTCAGTTTTTTCTGATGGTTATCTGCTGTCAGCTTATCAAGGCTGCTTAACACATATAACCCCACCTGCGCATTTTCTATATATCCTCTTTGAAATCCAGGTGAAAGAGCAGCGATATAATCAAGTTCCTGCATCAGGAAAGCAGCAGTGGCTTCTGCCTGCTTATTCGCTTCCTCTATTTGATGGAGTGCATACAGGTTTTTAACCGTATACAACCGTGCAAGGGTATCAGAAACTGTATAATTCCTTACCGGAAGCTCATCCAGGCTTTTCTTCATGATATCCTTAGCTTTATCCGCTTTCCCTTCGCTGATCAGGTTATTTGCAAGGGTGTTATTAAAACCCCAGGTGCTGTTTATTATCCTCCTGCTTTCGGGATCCAGATAAGCAGCCTTCTTAAATGCTTTATAGTCGAGCTTAGTCATAACGTTATTGTACATTACGTCCGAATTGGTACGCTCTGACTTGTCCTTACCGTCATCTTTGGTTTTAAATGGAATTAAGCGATAAGCATAGCCCTCAAGGTAAAGATATTTATCCAGTCCCAGATAGGTATCCTCCGACACCGAGGTGGCGAAATATACCGGACGTTTCCAGTTATTGGTCGCCAGAATATCAAACATTGCCAGATCTGCTTTCGTGGCATACGACTTCTTAAATTCCCACTCTATTGCAGGAGCCAGTCTGGATCTCTCCTCAGGTTTCACCGTTCGCGTATTCACTACCTGATCGCTGTCGATCGTAATTTTGAGCCTTTTTGTCGGCAAAAAATTCATAAAGCTTCCGTCATTCATTTGCACCTGGTCATTTTTGTTGTCGGAAGTGAGTACAGCTAACAGCTCCTTTAATTCCACGCTGTCCTGAATCCCATAGTCTACATAAGGCAGATAATCCCTTAAGCCGTCGACATATTTTTCTTCAGGCATGCTAATGGGAAGTGGCGCCGACCGGTTCAACTGTTTCTTCATCTGGTTAATGTAGGCATCGCCAGATAAAAACTGGATACAGACCACCCGCACATCCGTTCTGATTCCTTCGACCTCCTGAGCATACCATAGAGGATAGGTATCGTTATCCGCATTGGTGAAAAGAATGGCGTTGGGAGCACATGAGTTCAGGTAATTCCTGGCCCAGTCGCGGGCAGTTGTTTTCTGCGAGCGGTCATGATCATTCCAACCCTGAGTACCCATCAACACAGGAACAGCGACAAAGCAAATTACGGCGGCAGAAACCATGCTCCATCTCGCGGGAGTCACTTTAGCGAATACATCTTTAAGCGCTAATACGCCAAAGCCTATAAAGATAGCAAAGGTGTAGAACGAACCAGCATAGGCGTAATCCCTTTCCCTTACCTGGAGAGGATCCTGGTTAAGATAGAGTATGATCGCTAAACCCGTAAAGAAAAACAATGTACATAAAACAATGCTGCTGTATTTATTTTTGCGGCTCAACCAGATCAGTCCGGCTATGCCGATGATAAAGGGCAAACCAAAATACCGGTTATGAGCTTCATTGGCCTTAATCGTTTGAGGCAGATTGGTTTGGCTGCCCAGGTGCAGCGCATCCAGAGGCTGTATTCCCGTCACCCAGTTACCGTTCACGATTTCGCCCTGGCTCTGTATATCGTTCTGGCGACCCGAAAAGTTCCAGAGAAAATACCGCCAGTACATAAAACCAACCTGCCAGGTACTGAAAAACCTGAGATTATCGGCAAATGTGGCGTTATCTTTCTCCCCTATATTCAACCAGTTCCGGTAGTAGGTGTCATGTCCTGGTTTCTGACTGTAGATTCTTGGGAAAACCATATTCTTATCAAAAACAGACTCATATGTGTTTCCTGATATCTCATATTTTGTTTTCCCCTTTCTGTAAGTATTGCCGGTTACTTTGTTCTCCATCAGCTTCGCATCAAATGTGTTTCCATAGAGCAGGGGCGTTGATCCGTAATTCGATCTCCCCAGATAACCGTAAAGTGAAAAAATATTATCCGGGTTACTCAGGTTGATAGCAGGCTTGGCATTTGCCCGGATCAGGATCATAAAGTATGAGCTAAAACCCAGCAGAAGAAAGGTCAGACAAATCAATCCGAGGTTAAGTTTGTACTTCCTTGTCCTGATAGAATAGTAGATTGCCCACCTTATGGTTCCTGCAAGCA from Arcticibacter tournemirensis includes these protein-coding regions:
- a CDS encoding beta-L-arabinofuranosidase domain-containing protein, producing the protein MHRILLHATLFVTFLIQSVNTAKAQNGDQILDGIGETGLSARYVFNGDVKDWSRNNFHAKAHGAGVNFVNDSRFGKVLSLPGDNSSFVTLPGGVFTDIESLSISCWVYMRSKQAGQRLFDFGKDATRHFFAAPLGIKAQAGFYAVISTGGDSKNEAVAPAIEVNKWVHLSIVIDVPSKYMITYVDSKPVAQTKNIPLELTTVFGERSEEKRLLYIGRSLLPGEPGLAAMIHDFRVYRVPLSRRQIAGIYNNSPGGINENTVNTTAKREDDLPAFPSGRAQLYNTYLVNVPDVQVETEAGSLPRLPGYIRGTYQSGKKGPEVRVIWPAAIDNTAVLKPGQYTVTGRIAGTAFQPKALVTVKEPGKSATPGLKLETFALDRVSLQTDAHGHATKFIENRDKFIKTLAQTDPNSFLYMFRHAFGQKQPEGAKPLGVWDSQDTKLRGHATGHYLTAIAQAYASTGYDKTLQANFSAKMEYMVNSLYELAQLSGRAKEAGAPYVSDPAAVPQGPGKSEYDSDLSNTGIRTDYWNWGKGFISAYPPDQFIMLEKGAKYGSQKSQIWAPYYTLHKILAGLIDVYEVSGNKKALAIATGMSDWVYVRLSKLPTETLIKMWNTYIAGEFGGMNESMAHLYRITANPNYLKTAQLFDNIKVFFGDEAHSHGLAKNVDTFRGLHANQHIPQIVGSIEMYRVSQNPEYYKVADNFWYKAVNDYMYSIGGVAGARNPANAECFIAQPATLYENGFSEGGQNETCATYNMLKLTGDLFLFDQRAELMDYYERGLYNHILASVAKDSPANTYHVPLRPGSVKQFGNADMTGFTCCNGTAIESSTKLQSAIYFKSKDNQALYVNLYIPSTLKWTERKVTVEQTTNFPEEDKTRLTIKGSGKFDIHVRVPGWATNGFFVKINGKEQQLHALPGSYLKIARSWKDGDIIELKMPFQFHLDPVMDQQNIASLFYGPILLAVQEPEARKEWRKVSLDADDISRSIKGNPQQLEFTINDVVFKPFYETYGRHSVYVDVTLK
- a CDS encoding DUF2723 domain-containing protein — translated: MKPNTGQQQEIRSLLKESSINEDVFHELYDHIITGLEEQASSKFDIREIQVMVNNEFNELVNTQEEKRAYRRMNNALGFVLFGIALLTYWLTMEPTVSFWDCGEFIAASYKMQVGHQPGAPVFLMIANLFSLLAFGDVSKVAYWVNFSAVLASAATIMFLFWTITALALKVYRKEKIKSKATHIFTAGVIGALAFTFSDTFWFSAVEAEVYALSALFTAVTFWAILKWENQQTDRYLVFIAFIVGLSTGVHLLSLLVIPAIALVYYLRQSKNVTTYGLIKALLAGCIIVALVQFVILQYLVLLAAKFDLLFVNSLGLSFGSGALFFLLLLAGTIRWAIYYSIRTRKYKLNLGLICLTFLLLGFSSYFMILIRANAKPAINLSNPDNIFSLYGYLGRSNYGSTPLLYGNTFDAKLMENKVTGNTYRKGKTKYEISGNTYESVFDKNMVFPRIYSQKPGHDTYYRNWLNIGEKDNATFADNLRFFSTWQVGFMYWRYFLWNFSGRQNDIQSQGEIVNGNWVTGIQPLDALHLGSQTNLPQTIKANEAHNRYFGLPFIIGIAGLIWLSRKNKYSSIVLCTLFFFTGLAIILYLNQDPLQVRERDYAYAGSFYTFAIFIGFGVLALKDVFAKVTPARWSMVSAAVICFVAVPVLMGTQGWNDHDRSQKTTARDWARNYLNSCAPNAILFTNADNDTYPLWYAQEVEGIRTDVRVVCIQFLSGDAYINQMKKQLNRSAPLPISMPEEKYVDGLRDYLPYVDYGIQDSVELKELLAVLTSDNKNDQVQMNDGSFMNFLPTKRLKITIDSDQVVNTRTVKPEERSRLAPAIEWEFKKSYATKADLAMFDILATNNWKRPVYFATSVSEDTYLGLDKYLYLEGYAYRLIPFKTKDDGKDKSERTNSDVMYNNVMTKLDYKAFKKAAYLDPESRRIINSTWGFNNTLANNLISEGKADKAKDIMKKSLDELPVRNYTVSDTLARLYTVKNLYALHQIEEANKQAEATAAFLMQELDYIAALSPGFQRGYIENAQVGLYVLSSLDKLTADNHQKKLNRSIRNAFNLQVKNFG
- a CDS encoding helix-turn-helix transcriptional regulator codes for the protein MHFIVDWALCGLNFILLVSGFILWCNSSQERFRKRLLGTVFFIMGWHVLFVLLQKTGLLANYAFILRTVAPFYYLVPPLLFFYARSFYFGETHFRPGDWRHGLLFLFSLADLIPYWIFTPLQVKYHDAQMILQDESAIVVVARGLLMPAASHYILRMVVWPVYVFFQCRLMFRMEDKFSLNGISRKPLFVTILSVMLCFCNIIASSALLLEGYQYAPGIAADVVENTMLFFLAGAMVLSGYIFSTPDFLYGAARAESFSTENYVVKEEQRSEVATAVTKPKECHLAAGMIEQLDELMAQTGMFRIKGIKIADVAHSLGVNPYQLSQALNSHSGQRFTDYINEKRITYVKAQICGEAGWKKFSIEGLAADAGFSSRTPFYAAFRKLTGLTPSEYIDIVMRERKGGNDAL
- a CDS encoding DUF3863 domain-containing protein, which encodes MNHTCLKQIVYKDLVLPLFILFISVASFSARAGDVPLTLKGNRFVTFCIMIRTTPWEVSRDVKLHPRDEASWHTLDGVRSLREAFAKNNPDGRLTWGFTLNALEDQRQNYREIREYVVECQKKYHDEISYFPGYFPAMYLPRERINREMSEAIQIISKLAGNGYRPQSIIGGFLSADNLKYLAEKENIHTAHAVIWSQHNIDGGGADGSPSYPFYPSSEHFCKPAQGKKDFIDCVNLDGWTMDFLCARRSGSIGHGIEGYNSRRGVGPIETYIGWGLDLGHREVMHTQSIHFDKGFELNNFGWVTNIWEAQLVHEVGKKFICKALEMWVTDTKKRWPDTHFVTFGEFGEIWRKENKSNDDWNYKFEERGSGLGDSYNNLEIKWFMNKSFRLALLRDWHNNTAAHVIDFTRYDLKAQEPADPTPQKPAKDWSLMNRINQKGLREQDKPKLLKELEETDQLLIKKYYPELFTE
- a CDS encoding GH92 family glycosyl hydrolase, which encodes MTKKSAFTFLFILSFASLLAKAQNVKPGKEPVDYVNPYIGNISHLLVPTYPTIHLPNSLLRVYPERADFTGNQVSGLPVIVTSHRGASAFNLSPYLGEESGLNNVVNYGYDNEIVKPYFYQVDLDDYGINVQFAPSHQSAIYQIAFPNSEKQAYLILNSRNGEMKVDGNTVSGYQSLGNNTRVFVYMETDLKPVLTGILTAQKLNSDIKAASGKDACVALKYPSNTKQIKVRYGISFISIEQAKRNLQREIKDYNIEKVAGAGRSIWNKTLNKIAIEGDNENQKTVFYTSLYRTYERMICISEDGKYFSAFDGKVHDDKGLPFYTDDWIWDTYRATHPLRAIIEPEKEQHMINSFIRMAEQMENFWMPTFPEINGDSRRMNSNHGVATVIDAYNKGLRGFDLEKAYLACKNAITQKTLAPWSPKKAGALDSFYKEHGYIPALPPGEQETIPEVHSWEKRQPVAVTLGTVYDEWCLSKIAKILGKENDAAYFAQRSLNYHKVFNTETKFFHPKDKDGKFIEPFDYRFSGGIGAREAYDENNGWVYRWDVQHNIGDLVKMMGGRDSFVNELERMYSTPLGKGRPDFHHMFGDHTGIVGQYSMGNEPSMHIPYLYNYGGQPWRTQKRVRSLLTQWFRNDLMGIPGDEDGGGLTSFVVFSSLGFYPITPGLPMYVIGAPMFKNAKIDIGNGKTFEVSCLNYSPENKFIQSAKLNGKVWNKSWFSHKELMRGGKLEFVMGKHPNKLWASTEDALPPSFSMPD